In Stigmatella aurantiaca, one DNA window encodes the following:
- a CDS encoding response regulator, whose translation MSHIDFETLFKHSPNPYMVLDREFRYVSANEAYLRLTASRFEELRGRNVFEAFPHDPDNRDNQHVRQLRDSFVRVLTQRAPDVLALILYRVPKEVDGRTVVEDRYWSATHTPLFDAAGEVAYILQHTMDVTELQQLKQAVRASQEPRSTQMEANVLLRAQAVQEANRMLDADRRHLLRLFEQSPGFMAFLRGQHHVFEMANAAYLQVVGHRDITGKTVRDALPELVGQGYYELLDRVFSSGEPFVGRAMELHVQRHPGAPLEQAWVDFVYQPIRDADGTVSGIFVQGHDITEQKRAQDELRRYREHLEELVQERTHELAQSEAERQKTEAALHQAQKMEAVGKLTGGVAHDFNNLLQVISGNLQLLYRDVTGNERAQRRVQTAIGAVDRGARLASQLLAFARRQPLEPKVLHLGRLVRSMDELLRRALGESIELETVIGGGLWNTLVDPNQLENVLLNLAINARDAMEGEGKLTIEAGNAMLDDHYALLHPDVTPGQYVVLAVSDTGCGMSPEILERAFEPFFTTKTEGRGTGLGLSMVYGFVKQTGGHIKIYSEVGHGTTIRIYLPRTLQAEVSLPEIVTGPIEGGSETILVVEDDAEVRTTVVELLTELGYRVLKANDGQMALAVLQSGMPIDLVFTDVVMPGPVRSPELARQAKALFPNIQVLFTSGYTENAIVHGGRLDPGVSLLSKPYRKEDLARKLRQMFRQPPLVAPTPATSPQAKASHRVLLVEDDEAIRSSALELLDGLGHRVLAVESAEQAREMLATDHFDILFTDVSLPGQSGVDLAREAVHRAPGLKVIIASGYGMSLTPEQETGMGRAVLLPKPYDLAGIGRALAQLDGADAMAAG comes from the coding sequence ATGTCCCACATCGACTTCGAGACGCTGTTCAAACACTCCCCCAATCCGTACATGGTGCTGGATCGCGAGTTCCGGTACGTCTCGGCCAACGAGGCCTATTTGCGGCTCACCGCGAGCCGCTTCGAGGAGCTGCGGGGCCGCAACGTCTTCGAGGCTTTCCCGCACGATCCCGACAACCGCGACAACCAGCACGTTCGCCAGCTCCGGGATTCCTTTGTCCGTGTCCTGACCCAGCGGGCCCCGGACGTCCTGGCGCTGATCCTCTACCGGGTGCCCAAGGAGGTGGACGGCAGGACGGTCGTCGAGGATCGCTACTGGAGCGCGACCCACACCCCGTTGTTCGACGCTGCGGGAGAGGTCGCCTACATCCTCCAGCACACCATGGACGTCACGGAGCTCCAGCAGCTCAAGCAGGCCGTCAGGGCCTCACAGGAGCCTCGCTCGACGCAGATGGAGGCCAACGTCCTGCTCCGGGCGCAGGCCGTCCAAGAAGCCAACCGGATGCTGGACGCGGATCGCCGCCACCTGCTCCGGCTGTTCGAGCAATCCCCGGGCTTCATGGCGTTCCTGCGGGGACAGCATCACGTGTTCGAGATGGCCAACGCCGCATACCTGCAGGTGGTCGGCCACCGGGACATCACCGGAAAGACCGTCCGGGACGCGCTTCCCGAGCTCGTGGGGCAGGGCTACTACGAGTTGCTCGACCGGGTGTTCTCCTCGGGAGAGCCCTTCGTTGGCCGGGCCATGGAGCTGCACGTGCAGCGGCACCCGGGGGCCCCCTTGGAGCAGGCGTGGGTCGATTTCGTGTACCAGCCCATCCGCGACGCCGATGGGACGGTCTCGGGGATCTTCGTCCAGGGCCACGACATCACCGAGCAGAAGCGCGCTCAGGATGAGCTGCGCAGGTACCGGGAGCACCTGGAAGAGCTGGTTCAGGAGCGCACCCACGAGCTGGCACAGAGCGAGGCGGAACGGCAGAAGACCGAGGCCGCGCTGCACCAGGCCCAGAAGATGGAGGCGGTCGGCAAGCTCACCGGCGGGGTGGCCCACGACTTCAACAACCTGCTCCAGGTCATCAGCGGCAACCTCCAGCTCCTGTACCGGGATGTGACGGGCAACGAGCGGGCCCAGCGGCGCGTGCAGACCGCCATTGGCGCGGTGGATCGAGGCGCCCGGCTGGCCTCCCAGCTGCTCGCCTTCGCGCGGCGGCAGCCTCTCGAACCCAAGGTGCTCCACCTGGGCCGGTTGGTGCGCAGCATGGACGAGCTGCTGCGGCGCGCGCTCGGTGAGAGCATCGAGCTGGAGACGGTCATCGGCGGGGGGCTGTGGAACACCCTGGTGGATCCCAACCAGCTCGAGAACGTCCTCTTGAACCTGGCCATCAACGCCCGGGATGCCATGGAAGGGGAGGGCAAGCTCACCATCGAGGCGGGCAACGCCATGCTGGATGACCACTACGCCCTGCTGCATCCGGATGTGACGCCGGGCCAGTACGTGGTCCTGGCCGTCTCGGACACGGGCTGCGGCATGTCCCCCGAGATCCTGGAGCGGGCCTTCGAGCCGTTCTTCACCACCAAGACGGAAGGGCGCGGCACGGGCCTCGGGCTGAGCATGGTGTATGGCTTCGTCAAGCAGACCGGGGGCCACATCAAGATCTACAGCGAGGTCGGCCACGGGACGACGATCCGCATCTACCTGCCGCGCACGCTCCAGGCCGAGGTGAGCCTGCCGGAGATCGTCACCGGCCCCATCGAGGGCGGCTCCGAGACAATCCTGGTGGTCGAGGACGACGCGGAGGTGCGCACCACCGTGGTGGAGCTGCTGACGGAGCTGGGCTACCGCGTGCTCAAGGCCAACGATGGCCAGATGGCGCTGGCGGTCCTCCAGAGCGGGATGCCCATCGATCTGGTGTTCACGGACGTGGTCATGCCCGGCCCGGTGCGCAGCCCCGAGCTGGCCCGGCAGGCCAAGGCGCTCTTCCCGAACATCCAGGTGCTGTTCACCTCGGGCTACACGGAGAACGCCATCGTCCACGGCGGACGGCTGGACCCGGGCGTCAGCCTGCTGAGCAAGCCCTACCGGAAGGAGGATCTCGCCCGGAAGCTGCGCCAGATGTTCCGGCAGCCCCCGCTGGTGGCGCCCACCCCAGCCACCTCCCCCCAGGCGAAGGCGTCCCATCGCGTGCTGCTCGTGGAGGATGACGAGGCCATCCGGTCCTCCGCGCTGGAGCTGCTGGATGGGTTGGGGCACCGCGTGCTGGCCGTCGAGAGCGCGGAGCAAGCCCGCGAGATGCTCGCCACGGACCACTTCGACATCCTGTTCACGGATGTGAGCCTGCCAGGCCAGTCCGGCGTGGATCTGGCCCGGGAGGCGGTTCACCGCGCCCCGGGCCTGAAGGTCATCATCGCCTCGGGGTACGGCATGTCCCTGACGCCCGAGCAGGAGACCGGGATGGGCCGCGCCGTGCTGCTGCCCAAGCCGTATGACCTGGCCGGGATTGGCCGGGCGCTGGCCCAGCTCGACGGCGCGGACGCCATGGCCGCGGGCTAA
- a CDS encoding serpin family protein, translating into MASSRKWLAPLFTAALALTHCSDSGTPEGPLQEAPTGAAPGDFISSDKERVVSPEVQAGDLAALVTGNTDFGASVYRKIAKPGQNLFFSPFSISQVLSMVYVGARSQTETEMAQALHFSLPQARLHPATNALNLKLDAQAEATVGGEGTPTQFRRVNATWSQQGMTFEPTFLDVLALHYGNGVHVVDFSTQASAIRDDINGWVAEQTGDRIQDLLPEDAVTRSTRLLLVNALYFKGAWQQPFSPNSTSSAPFHLLDGSTQPVQMMRSRMNVDYLRGEGFEAVGLPFMKGTYRMLFIVPSAGRFAEVESRLSADFLANVRGSLVRKDVSFGLPRFQVEQSFSLAETLKELGMAQAFTEWADFSGLTQQEQLAIARVEHKAFVSVDEKGAEAAAATAVIVAPPSVPEPLTVNRPFLFLIEDEETKTVLFLGRFVKP; encoded by the coding sequence ATGGCCTCATCCCGGAAATGGCTCGCTCCGCTGTTCACCGCCGCCCTGGCGCTCACACACTGCTCTGACTCCGGCACACCGGAAGGTCCCTTGCAGGAAGCGCCCACGGGGGCTGCCCCGGGAGATTTCATCTCCTCGGACAAGGAGCGGGTGGTGTCTCCCGAGGTGCAGGCCGGGGACCTCGCGGCGCTCGTCACCGGAAACACCGACTTCGGGGCCTCCGTGTACCGGAAGATCGCGAAGCCGGGACAGAACCTCTTCTTCTCCCCGTTCAGCATCTCCCAGGTGCTGTCGATGGTGTACGTGGGCGCCCGCAGCCAGACCGAGACGGAGATGGCCCAGGCGCTCCACTTCTCGCTGCCCCAGGCCCGGCTGCATCCCGCCACCAATGCGCTCAACCTGAAGCTCGACGCGCAGGCGGAAGCGACGGTGGGCGGGGAGGGCACGCCGACCCAGTTCCGCCGGGTGAACGCCACCTGGAGCCAGCAGGGGATGACGTTCGAGCCCACGTTCCTCGATGTGCTCGCCCTCCACTATGGCAATGGCGTGCACGTGGTGGACTTCTCCACCCAGGCCTCCGCCATTCGCGACGACATCAACGGGTGGGTCGCGGAGCAGACGGGGGACCGCATCCAGGATCTCCTCCCGGAAGACGCGGTGACCCGGAGCACGCGGCTGCTGCTCGTCAACGCGCTCTACTTCAAGGGCGCCTGGCAGCAGCCGTTCAGCCCGAACTCGACCAGCAGCGCCCCGTTCCACCTGCTGGACGGAAGCACGCAACCGGTCCAGATGATGCGCTCCCGCATGAACGTCGATTACCTGCGAGGGGAGGGCTTCGAGGCGGTGGGCCTGCCGTTCATGAAGGGCACCTACCGCATGCTGTTCATCGTCCCCAGTGCGGGGCGGTTCGCGGAGGTGGAGTCCCGGCTCTCGGCGGACTTCCTGGCGAATGTCCGGGGGAGCCTGGTGCGCAAGGACGTGAGCTTCGGCCTGCCACGCTTCCAGGTCGAGCAGTCGTTCTCCCTGGCCGAGACGCTGAAGGAGCTGGGAATGGCCCAGGCGTTCACAGAGTGGGCCGATTTCTCGGGCCTGACGCAGCAGGAGCAATTGGCCATTGCTCGCGTCGAGCACAAGGCCTTCGTGTCCGTGGACGAGAAGGGCGCCGAGGCCGCGGCGGCCACGGCCGTCATCGTGGCGCCTCCCTCTGTTCCCGAGCCGCTCACCGTGAACCGCCCCTTCCTCTTCCTCATCGAGGATGAGGAGACGAAGACCGTGCTCTTCCTGGGCCGCTTCGTGAAGCCCTAG
- a CDS encoding biotin carboxylase translates to MSTFEHLAALADGQPVAVLYQVLPPPLRDGLRKPMKPGGYADSGADIAYVLRQQGVPVLTPRAQPDVNTHLDWVFAEDEEGIAAARAQGARLLWANTVLFQGHPVERAMRDTWIVGQLPRLTETFDDKWATNETLRRAGCRVAASLLVSATPRAGALALDRLGEQDLTARGLRFPLILKPVRGRGSQGVVRVEDFPGLLQAAHGLFAARVDGAPEVPLYGDTAIVEQFLAGEELTLTVMPPGHYLLQGEAVHQPRHWALPPVRRFNHHGGVAPYNGIVAVVNNSEALEASRQAEPPVQAMIQDCIRAAALVGARAPIRIDCRGDAQGQFQLFDLNMKPNMTGAGRPGREQQDSLTCLAARALGWSFGDLLLNMLRQAWRSPLG, encoded by the coding sequence ATGAGCACCTTTGAACATCTGGCCGCCTTGGCGGACGGGCAGCCCGTCGCCGTTCTCTACCAAGTGCTCCCTCCCCCGCTGAGGGACGGGCTCCGCAAGCCCATGAAGCCGGGCGGCTACGCCGACAGCGGGGCCGACATCGCCTACGTGCTGCGCCAGCAGGGCGTGCCCGTGCTCACACCCCGGGCCCAGCCCGACGTGAACACGCACCTGGACTGGGTCTTCGCCGAGGATGAAGAGGGGATCGCCGCCGCCCGCGCCCAGGGCGCGCGGCTGCTCTGGGCCAACACGGTGCTCTTTCAGGGCCACCCCGTGGAGCGCGCCATGCGCGACACGTGGATCGTCGGCCAACTTCCCCGCCTCACGGAGACCTTCGACGACAAGTGGGCCACCAATGAGACCCTGCGCCGGGCCGGATGCCGCGTGGCCGCTTCGCTGTTGGTGAGCGCCACGCCCCGGGCCGGGGCACTGGCCTTGGACCGGCTGGGCGAGCAAGACCTGACCGCCCGCGGGCTGCGCTTTCCGCTCATCCTCAAGCCCGTCCGGGGACGTGGCAGCCAGGGCGTCGTGCGGGTCGAGGACTTCCCCGGCCTGCTCCAGGCGGCCCACGGGCTGTTCGCGGCCCGGGTGGACGGTGCCCCCGAGGTTCCCCTGTACGGGGACACCGCGATCGTCGAGCAGTTCCTCGCGGGAGAGGAGCTCACCCTGACGGTCATGCCCCCGGGCCATTACCTCCTTCAGGGGGAGGCGGTTCACCAGCCACGGCACTGGGCCTTGCCGCCCGTCCGCCGCTTCAACCACCACGGCGGCGTGGCCCCTTACAACGGCATCGTCGCGGTGGTGAACAACAGCGAGGCGCTGGAGGCCTCCCGGCAAGCGGAGCCGCCGGTGCAGGCGATGATCCAGGATTGCATCCGCGCGGCGGCGTTGGTGGGCGCGCGGGCGCCGATCCGCATCGATTGCCGGGGGGATGCGCAGGGGCAGTTTCAGCTCTTCGATCTGAACATGAAGCCGAACATGACCGGGGCGGGACGGCCCGGGCGCGAACAGCAGGACAGCCTCACGTGTCTCGCGGCCCGCGCCCTCGGCTGGTCATTCGGGGACCTGCTCCTCAACATGTTGAGGCAGGCCTGGCGAAGCCCCCTGGGGTGA
- a CDS encoding ELWxxDGT repeat protein yields MEPSAEAEAQAPQAQGLVTIAPGWWTFQVEDINRTRYVEGPPVDAGPTWSTAVGKTVFFVAADARTGTELWKSDGTLAGTVRVRDIFPGPGSSNPQNLLAVGDTLFFTARGATTTGTELWKSDGTEAGTVMVRDIAAGAGDSEPRFLQPFAGGILFQAQDGKTGYELWKSNGTAEGTQLIRELIPGERGLPLIQPRAIGRVLYFGVPGANGATELWKTDGTASGTVRVKELHLSPDTTFVPGAGETLYFQASDGGHGEELWKSDGTEAGTVMVKDLRPGLEGAGIREMLWVNGQLFLQADDGTSGSELWKSDGTEAGTVRVKDLFPGPASSLPMGFRELNGQLVFKAEDTAGRTELWKSDGTEAGTVKVRADVPGPLDRSTDHRVINGTLFFRAADQQLWKSDGTPAGTVQVKALPLGPAAADFTEINGTALFSVSAGLEAPQLQLWKSDGTGAGTVLVKDFTSLPETPSHPRYLTEVNGTVFFQADDGVSGAELWKSNARVRGTSRVKDLAPGEASSTPEALVSFQGQLFFSASDGKQAGLWKSDGTDAGTVRVKDVQVFVDPRGRSSLVVRGGELFFFGHRAGEPLSLWTSDGTEAGTVPVKAFGAESDRLEPAGLTAVGTRVFFTVWESASAGRELWKTDGTEAGTVRVKDIAPGEASSDPTALVGVGDTLFFAAQNERDGQELWKSDGTEAGTVRVKDIAPGDASAYPSQLVGMGGTLFFSANDGNGLALWKSDGTERGTVEVKDLFVGSGEPVLNELTVVGSTLFFAGSNGLNGIELWKSNGTSAGTLRVKDISPGPGDSLPQGLRAVGNRLYFAASDGESSLEPWTSDGTEGGTLRVADLAPGNDSSEPQGFTGAGNFVFFTAQVAPSGTELWAIGDNGFRDTVAPKLTCPTETTREISEGTSTLVNYSEAQAEDEFSEVKLTYTKAPGSSFDVGSTPVKVTAEDAAGNVASCTFFVTVKVAATEPPPEPEPEKPEKSGCTASPGSFLGWMALALLPLLRRRQSNL; encoded by the coding sequence ATGGAACCTTCGGCCGAAGCCGAGGCCCAGGCGCCCCAGGCGCAGGGCCTGGTGACGATCGCACCGGGCTGGTGGACCTTCCAGGTGGAGGACATCAACCGCACGCGCTACGTGGAGGGGCCTCCCGTGGATGCGGGCCCCACCTGGAGCACCGCGGTGGGCAAGACCGTCTTCTTCGTCGCCGCGGATGCCCGCACGGGCACGGAGCTGTGGAAGAGCGACGGCACGCTCGCGGGCACCGTGCGGGTGAGGGACATCTTCCCGGGGCCCGGCAGCTCCAACCCCCAGAACCTGCTCGCGGTGGGAGACACGCTCTTCTTCACGGCCCGGGGGGCGACCACCACGGGCACGGAGCTGTGGAAGAGCGATGGCACGGAAGCCGGCACGGTGATGGTGCGGGACATCGCGGCCGGGGCGGGTGACTCCGAGCCGCGCTTCCTCCAGCCCTTCGCCGGGGGCATCCTCTTCCAGGCCCAGGACGGCAAGACGGGCTACGAGCTGTGGAAGTCCAATGGAACGGCGGAAGGCACCCAGCTCATCCGCGAGCTCATCCCGGGGGAGCGGGGGCTGCCGCTGATCCAGCCCCGGGCCATTGGCCGGGTGCTCTACTTCGGCGTTCCCGGCGCCAATGGCGCCACGGAGCTGTGGAAGACCGATGGCACCGCCTCCGGGACGGTGCGCGTGAAGGAGCTCCACCTCAGCCCGGACACCACGTTCGTTCCCGGGGCAGGCGAGACGCTCTACTTCCAGGCCTCGGATGGTGGGCACGGCGAGGAGCTGTGGAAGAGCGATGGCACGGAAGCCGGGACCGTGATGGTCAAGGATCTGCGCCCCGGCCTCGAGGGAGCGGGCATCCGCGAGATGCTCTGGGTGAACGGACAGCTCTTCCTTCAGGCCGATGACGGAACCTCCGGGTCCGAACTCTGGAAGAGCGACGGGACCGAGGCCGGGACGGTGCGCGTGAAGGACCTCTTCCCTGGGCCGGCAAGCTCGCTGCCCATGGGATTCCGGGAGCTGAACGGCCAGCTCGTCTTCAAGGCGGAGGACACAGCCGGGCGCACGGAGCTGTGGAAGAGCGATGGCACGGAGGCGGGCACGGTGAAGGTGCGGGCCGATGTGCCGGGGCCGTTGGACCGGAGCACGGACCACCGGGTCATCAACGGCACGCTGTTCTTCCGCGCGGCGGACCAGCAACTCTGGAAGAGCGATGGGACCCCGGCTGGAACGGTTCAGGTGAAGGCACTTCCCCTGGGGCCTGCCGCCGCGGACTTCACGGAGATCAACGGCACCGCCCTCTTCAGCGTGAGCGCGGGCCTGGAGGCACCTCAGCTCCAGCTGTGGAAGAGCGATGGGACCGGAGCGGGCACGGTCTTGGTGAAGGACTTCACCTCGCTGCCGGAGACCCCCTCCCATCCCCGCTACCTGACGGAGGTGAATGGCACGGTCTTCTTCCAGGCGGATGACGGCGTCAGTGGCGCCGAACTCTGGAAGAGCAACGCGCGCGTGCGCGGGACGTCCCGGGTGAAGGACCTGGCCCCAGGCGAGGCGAGCAGCACCCCGGAGGCGCTGGTCTCCTTCCAGGGACAGCTCTTCTTCAGCGCGTCCGATGGCAAGCAGGCGGGCCTGTGGAAGAGCGACGGCACGGACGCGGGCACCGTGCGGGTGAAGGACGTGCAGGTGTTCGTGGATCCCCGGGGCCGCAGCTCCCTGGTGGTGCGCGGTGGCGAGCTGTTCTTCTTCGGCCACCGGGCCGGCGAGCCGCTGAGCCTCTGGACGAGTGATGGCACCGAAGCGGGCACCGTGCCGGTGAAGGCGTTCGGTGCGGAGTCCGATCGCCTCGAGCCCGCAGGGCTGACGGCAGTGGGCACGCGCGTGTTCTTCACCGTCTGGGAGTCCGCCAGCGCCGGCCGCGAGCTGTGGAAGACTGACGGCACGGAGGCCGGCACCGTGCGCGTCAAGGACATCGCCCCGGGCGAGGCGAGCTCGGACCCCACCGCCCTGGTGGGGGTGGGCGACACGCTCTTCTTCGCCGCTCAGAATGAGCGCGACGGCCAGGAGCTGTGGAAGAGCGATGGCACGGAAGCCGGCACCGTGCGCGTCAAGGACATCGCCCCGGGAGATGCCAGCGCATACCCCTCACAGCTCGTGGGCATGGGCGGCACGCTCTTCTTCTCGGCGAACGACGGCAACGGCCTGGCGCTCTGGAAGAGCGATGGTACGGAGCGCGGCACGGTGGAGGTGAAGGATCTCTTCGTGGGCTCCGGAGAGCCGGTGCTCAATGAGCTGACCGTGGTGGGCTCCACGCTCTTCTTCGCGGGCTCGAACGGCCTCAATGGCATCGAGCTGTGGAAGAGCAACGGGACGAGCGCGGGCACGCTGCGCGTGAAGGACATCTCCCCGGGCCCTGGAGACTCGCTGCCCCAGGGGCTGCGCGCGGTGGGCAACCGGCTCTACTTCGCGGCCTCGGATGGCGAGAGCTCGCTGGAGCCCTGGACCAGCGATGGAACGGAAGGCGGCACCCTGCGGGTGGCGGACCTGGCCCCGGGCAATGACAGCTCCGAGCCCCAGGGCTTCACCGGCGCGGGAAACTTCGTGTTCTTCACGGCCCAGGTGGCCCCCTCGGGAACGGAGCTCTGGGCCATCGGGGACAATGGCTTCCGGGACACGGTGGCGCCCAAGCTGACGTGCCCCACGGAGACCACGCGGGAGATCTCCGAAGGCACCTCCACGCTGGTGAATTACAGCGAGGCCCAGGCCGAGGACGAGTTCTCGGAGGTGAAGCTCACCTACACCAAGGCCCCAGGGTCCTCCTTTGACGTGGGCTCGACGCCGGTGAAGGTGACCGCGGAGGATGCCGCGGGGAACGTGGCCTCCTGCACGTTCTTCGTCACGGTGAAGGTGGCGGCCACCGAGCCTCCGCCCGAGCCCGAGCCCGAGAAGCCGGAGAAGTCGGGCTGCACCGCCTCGCCGGGAAGCTTCCTGGGGTGGATGGCGCTGGCCCTGCTGCCGCTGCTGCGGCGGCGCCAATCGAATCTGTGA
- a CDS encoding FHA domain-containing protein yields the protein MEAVSPLAALNEEVLFLEVLEGDAVQARHRLERFPATVGRGYTNDVILDDPKVSTHHLRIERTEEGGFLVRDVGSRNGTFRMEPWAPLAELSLTPGARVAVGDTVLRFRGLSHAVEVTAVSEAPTAPRQRFFEQPPLFLVALMAALVASALSEYLTSYDKTDWGELVYAVLLPAAVSLFWAGAWSIASRIARRQFYFRAHGAIGSLSLLGFVSIPGLLTVLGFSFSLGPSIEWLGLLGYLVLMAWGLFWHMRYVTRWDSRRLGAVVGVVVLGFGTLVQAQELLGNEGFSVELKFPRTLLPSSLRLVPAETVEEFFQGTAGLQEQVDTLAKEE from the coding sequence GTGGAAGCGGTAAGCCCCCTGGCGGCGCTGAACGAAGAGGTGCTCTTCCTGGAAGTCCTGGAGGGAGATGCGGTCCAGGCGCGCCACCGCCTGGAGCGCTTTCCCGCCACGGTGGGGCGGGGCTACACCAACGACGTCATCCTCGATGATCCCAAGGTCTCCACCCACCACCTGCGCATCGAGCGCACCGAGGAGGGCGGATTCCTGGTGCGGGATGTCGGCAGCCGCAACGGCACCTTCCGGATGGAGCCGTGGGCGCCACTGGCCGAGCTGAGCCTCACCCCCGGGGCGCGCGTGGCGGTGGGGGACACGGTGCTGCGGTTCCGGGGCCTGAGCCACGCGGTGGAAGTCACCGCCGTGTCCGAGGCCCCCACGGCGCCGCGCCAGCGCTTCTTCGAGCAGCCGCCGCTCTTCCTGGTCGCACTCATGGCGGCGCTGGTGGCCTCCGCTCTGTCCGAGTACCTGACGAGCTACGACAAGACGGACTGGGGCGAGCTCGTGTACGCCGTGTTGCTGCCCGCGGCGGTCTCCCTGTTCTGGGCGGGCGCCTGGTCCATCGCGAGCCGGATCGCCCGCCGCCAGTTCTACTTCCGCGCACACGGCGCCATCGGAAGCCTCTCGCTGCTGGGATTCGTTTCTATCCCCGGCTTGCTCACTGTCCTGGGCTTCAGTTTCTCCCTGGGCCCAAGCATCGAGTGGCTGGGCTTGCTTGGCTACTTGGTGTTGATGGCGTGGGGGCTGTTCTGGCACATGCGGTATGTGACGCGCTGGGATTCACGGCGGTTGGGCGCGGTGGTGGGCGTGGTGGTGCTGGGGTTTGGTACCCTCGTGCAGGCGCAGGAGCTGCTGGGCAACGAGGGGTTCAGCGTCGAGCTGAAATTTCCTCGGACCCTGCTGCCGTCATCGCTGCGGCTGGTGCCCGCCGAGACCGTGGAAGAGTTCTTCCAGGGGACGGCTGGACTCCAGGAGCAGGTGGATACCCTGGCGAAGGAAGAGTGA
- a CDS encoding S1 family peptidase — translation MLTLFVIATLAQVPVPIPPREPEPAVLPGQAPASSPEAGEAQEPIPPLPVASLPPATHELFERIKRRVAQVRIIERRSGTKSSIGSAFFVSAEGHAITNYHVVSDMVFHPEDYTAELVRDGQQALPVKLLGVDVVHDLAVVRLDQPMADFFVLEERPPPQGARLFAMGNPRDLGTTIVEGTYNGLVQDALYDRVHFSGAINPGMSGGPTLTGEGRVVGVNVATMGNQVGFLVPVEHARALLTRARQAQDAEGSSQDALFNSVRTQLFEHQQRVTDHLMATPLPHQSLGSYEVPGRWLPFLKCWGDTPHDAERPYSVTNYQCSSEEDLFLTSAHRTGVVSYVHQYVSSSKLGTLRFATLYAEIFASDPILVEATRDDVTNFRCRSEFVESGGLTLRAALCLRAYKKFPGIYDLVLRAAALPSGTQGVDSSLTLAGFSPENAQRLARRYLEAMTWKR, via the coding sequence ATGCTCACCCTTTTTGTCATCGCCACGCTTGCCCAGGTGCCGGTGCCCATCCCACCGCGCGAGCCTGAGCCTGCGGTCCTTCCCGGGCAGGCCCCGGCCTCTTCCCCCGAAGCGGGGGAGGCGCAGGAGCCCATCCCCCCGCTGCCGGTGGCCTCGTTGCCCCCCGCCACCCATGAGCTGTTCGAGCGCATCAAACGCCGGGTGGCCCAGGTGCGCATCATCGAGCGCCGCTCGGGCACGAAGTCCTCCATCGGCTCGGCCTTCTTCGTGAGCGCCGAGGGGCACGCCATCACCAACTACCATGTCGTCTCGGACATGGTGTTCCACCCGGAGGACTACACCGCCGAGCTGGTGCGGGATGGACAGCAGGCCCTGCCGGTGAAGCTGCTCGGCGTGGACGTGGTGCATGACCTGGCCGTCGTCCGGCTCGATCAGCCGATGGCGGACTTCTTCGTCCTGGAGGAGCGGCCCCCGCCTCAGGGCGCGCGCCTGTTCGCCATGGGCAACCCACGGGATCTCGGCACCACCATCGTCGAGGGGACCTACAACGGGCTCGTCCAGGATGCCCTCTATGACCGGGTCCACTTCAGCGGCGCCATCAACCCGGGCATGAGCGGCGGGCCGACCCTCACGGGCGAGGGGCGGGTGGTGGGGGTGAACGTGGCCACCATGGGCAACCAGGTGGGCTTCCTCGTCCCCGTGGAGCATGCCCGGGCGCTGCTGACGCGTGCCCGGCAGGCCCAGGACGCGGAGGGCTCCTCGCAGGATGCGCTGTTCAACTCGGTGCGCACCCAGCTCTTCGAGCACCAGCAGCGGGTCACCGACCACCTGATGGCAACGCCCCTGCCGCACCAGTCCCTGGGCAGTTACGAGGTTCCGGGCCGGTGGCTGCCCTTTCTCAAGTGCTGGGGGGACACGCCCCATGACGCCGAGCGGCCCTACTCGGTGACGAACTACCAGTGCTCCTCCGAGGAGGATCTGTTCCTCACCTCCGCGCACCGCACCGGCGTGGTCTCCTACGTGCACCAGTACGTCTCGTCCTCGAAGCTGGGCACCCTGCGCTTCGCCACGCTCTACGCGGAGATCTTCGCCTCGGATCCCATCCTGGTGGAGGCCACGCGCGACGATGTGACGAACTTCCGGTGCCGCTCGGAGTTCGTGGAGTCCGGAGGGCTGACGCTGCGGGCCGCGCTGTGCCTGCGCGCCTACAAGAAGTTCCCGGGCATCTACGACCTGGTGCTCCGGGCCGCGGCGCTGCCCTCGGGCACGCAAGGGGTGGACAGCAGCCTGACCCTGGCCGGCTTCTCCCCGGAGAACGCCCAGCGGCTCGCCCGCCGTTACCTGGAGGCCATGACGTGGAAGCGGTAA
- a CDS encoding class I SAM-dependent methyltransferase, which produces MSQAGTVLYLVLLALLLGGMLSIVLFTLRTGISPMPTSGRVRRELLALLPEGLEGTVLELGSGWGTLAFALADACPQAQVVGFELSPLPYAFGRLRQWLAPRRNLRLVRRDFFHASFAEASLVVCYLFPEAMRRLAPKLTQELPRGAFILSHTFALRGWTPRRTAVTADLYRTPVYLYAAPGTSPQGASPGLPQHVEEQVPE; this is translated from the coding sequence GTGAGCCAGGCGGGCACCGTCCTCTACCTGGTCCTGCTGGCCCTCCTGCTGGGGGGCATGCTGTCCATCGTCCTCTTCACGCTGCGGACGGGCATCTCTCCCATGCCCACCTCGGGCCGGGTGCGCCGGGAGCTGCTGGCGCTCCTTCCCGAGGGCCTGGAGGGGACGGTGCTGGAGCTTGGCTCAGGGTGGGGAACGCTGGCCTTCGCGCTGGCGGATGCGTGCCCCCAGGCCCAGGTGGTGGGCTTCGAGCTTTCGCCCCTGCCCTATGCCTTCGGCCGGTTGCGCCAGTGGCTGGCCCCCCGCCGCAACCTCCGGCTCGTGCGCCGGGACTTCTTTCACGCGTCCTTCGCGGAGGCCTCGCTCGTGGTCTGCTACCTCTTTCCCGAGGCCATGCGGCGCCTGGCGCCCAAGCTGACCCAGGAGCTGCCCCGGGGCGCCTTCATCCTCAGCCACACGTTCGCGTTGAGAGGCTGGACGCCCCGCCGCACCGCCGTGACCGCGGATCTCTACCGCACGCCGGTCTACCTCTACGCGGCGCCCGGCACGTCACCCCAGGGGGCTTCGCCAGGCCTGCCTCAACATGTTGAGGAGCAGGTCCCCGAATGA